The Eubacterium ventriosum genome includes the window CTACGTTTTGAACTTTTTTAATAGATTCTTTCATATATTGTTTATTAAATATCCCTTTCAAAATTTATATATAAATGTATAATACACATCTTTTTTGATTTTAGTCCTATCCACAATAATACTATACAAAAATCTTTTTTTCAACGAAAGAAATCGGGCAACCTGTAGTTACCCGATTTAATATAAAATTCTTGTAATTAATATATTGATGTTTTAACACCCAAATCCCTATCTTCTTGAAAGTTCTTTTGTTATTTCTTTCCATGAAACTCCTTTTTCTGCCATTAATACCATTACGTGGTATAAGAAATCAGAAATTTCATATTTAACTTCCTGAGGATCAGGATTCTTTGCTGCAATAACAATTTCAGTAGCTTCTTCTCCAACTTTCTTAAGAATTTTGTCAATTCCCTTATCGAAAAGATAGTTAGTATATGAACCTTCCTTTGGATTCTTCTTTCTGTCCAGAATGACATTATATACATCTTCAAAAACTCTCATTGGATTAGATTCATCGTATTCTTTCTTAACAAGAGTGTTAAAGAAACATGTATCAGCTCCTGTATGACATGGAACTCCTACCTGATATACTTTTGCAAGCATTGTATCTAAATCGCAGTCCATAGAAAGTTCTTTTACATATTGAAAATTCCCCGATGTAACACCTTTAACCCAGATTTCATTTCTACTTCTGCTAAAATATGTCATCTTTCCAGTCTTTATTGTAAGATTAAAGGCTTCTTCGTTCATATAAGCAACCATTAAAACTTTGTCTGTCTTATAGTCCTGAACAACAACAGGAATCATTCCGTCGGAATTCTTTTTAAACTGATCAAAACTCATTGCACTTTCAAAAACAATAGTGTTAACTCCTTCTTCTTTTAACTGAGCTTTGAAATTAAGAAAATCAAAATCTCCGGCAAAACTGTTATCTGAAATACCGTAAACCTTGTCCTGTTTACCAAATTCAACCATATCGTTAAATGTAAAGTTACAGTTAAAAGCTAAAATTTTAATGCCTAAACCTATACATTCATTTGCACAACTGTCAGCAATAATTAAAGATACGCCATCATATTTAAGTTGTTTAATTTTTGAAAAATCATAATCCTTATTTAACATTACGGCAATTTTGTCACTACCGAAACGTTCAGAAGCTTCCTTTACTATTTCAACATTAGTGTCTTTACTCATATCGAGAATGGCTTTCTTGGCTCCTGTATAAATATATTTTTTTACATCTTCAAGACGTTTAACATTTCCACCAACAATCATCTGAATGTCAACAGCATCCTGAATCTTAATCATTGTACCGATATTTGCATCATGTTCACTGTCTGATGAAGATAAGTCAAAAACTAATAATTCATCTGCCCCTCTATTATTATAGAAAGTGGCAAGTTCAACAGCATCTCCATCCCCAACTATTTCCTTTGTCTCTTTATCTACAACATTACCATTATATAAATAAATAGATGGTATAATTCTAAACTTTCCCATTATAGTGTTCCTTTCGTTGATAATACATCTGTAATTCTTTCATCCTTAATTGTTGCCTGATCTAAAGCCTTAGCAAAAGCTTTGTATATGCCTTCAATCATATGATGATTGTTGCCAGGTTCTAACATCTTAATATGCAAATTCATTCCTGTGGAATAAGTTATGGCATGGAAAAATTCCTTAACCATTTCAGTGTCAAAGCCACCAACACTATCTGTAGTGAATTCAGCATTAAAAACAAGATAAGGTCTTCCGGATAAATCAAGAGCACACATAGTTAAGCACTCATCCATTGGAAGAATCATATAACCATATCTTTTAATGGATTTCTTATCTCCTAAAGCTTCTTTTATTGCATTTCCAATGGCAATACCTGTATCTTCGATAGTATGATGACAGTCAACATACAAATCACCGTTAACTTTTACATTTAAATCGAAAAGACCATGCTTAGCAAAGCTGATTAACATATGGTCAAAAAAACCAATGCCTGTATTAATATCGGATTTACCTGTACCATCAAGATTAATTGAAACTTCAATCTGTGTTTCACTTGTATTTCTAACGCATTTACCAATTCTACTCATATTTCTACTCCTTTATATCATCATCTTCTTCAAATCTAACTCTAATAGAATTAGCGTGAGCTGTCAAACCTTCGGCCTTGGCAAATTTCTGAATATCTTCACTTAAAGGTTCAAGTGCTTCTCTTGAATAAGAGATAATACTTGATTTCTTAATGAAATCATCAACACTTAAAGGTGAGAAAAATTTTGCTGTTCCGTTAGTTGGAAGAACGTGGTTAGGACCTGCAAAATAATCTCCAAGTGGTTCGGAACTGTTCTCTCCAAGGAAAATAGCCCCTGCGTTTTTAATTCTTGTCATTGTATCAAAAGGATTCTTAGTAACAATTTCTAAGTGCTCTGAAGCAATGTCATTAGCTGTGTCAATAGCATCCTGCATGGTATCAGTAACAAGAATATATCCATAGTTGTCTAATGATTTCTGTAAAATTTCTTTTCTCTTTAATTTAGAAACAAACATATCTACATATTCAGATACTTTGTTAGCCAATTCTTCACTTGTTGTAACAAGAATAGCTGAAGCAAGTTCGTCATGTTCTGCCTGTGATAAAAGGTCTGCTGCAACATATCTTGGATTAGCTGTTTCATCAGCAAGAACTAAGATTTCACTAGGACCTGCTACAGAGTCAATACTTACATAACCAAATACTGCTTTTTTAGCCAAAGCTACATAAATATTTCCCGGACCTACAATCTTGTCAACCTTGGCAATTGATTCGGTACCATAAGCCAAAGCTGCAATAGCCTGTGCTCCACCGACTTTATATATTACGTCAACACCTGCTTCGTTAGCTGCTACTAATGTATTAGGATTAACTTTTCCATCTTTTCCAGGAGGTGTAACCATAACAATCTGTTCAACACCGGCAACCTTTGCAGGAATAACATTCATCAAAACAGATGATGGATAAGCTGCTTTTCCACCAGGTACGTAAACACCAACTCTTGACAATGGTGTTACCTTCTGACCCAAAATGGAGCCATCAGGTTTTGAATCAAACCAGCTGTACTGTTTCTGTTTTTCGTGGTATTCCTTAATATTCTTTAATGATCTTCTAATAACCTGAACTAATTCAGGGTTTTCAAGTCTGTCGTATGCTTCCTTAATTTCTTCTTCAGTAACTTTAATGTTTGAAGCATTAATATCAGCCTTATCGAAATCCTTTGTGTACTGGAATAAAGCTTTGTCGCCGTTTTCCTTAACATTTGCAAGAATTGCATTTACGCTGTCTGCAAAATTGTCGTAGTTATTAGGACTTCTTTTAAGTAAGTCATTTAAAATATTTTTCTTTGAACTCTCATCTAATTTTATAATTCTCATTTCAGCCTCCTAAAGATTAGTTAATCTTTATAATTAGTCTTTTAAACAATCTTTTTTTATAAAATTTATTTTATTTTTTCTTTTAAATCAGAAATAATCTTTCTGATTCTTTCGTCTTCCATCTTCATACTAACCTGGTTAACAACCATTCTTGCAGACAATGGACAAACTTCTTCCAAAACTCCAAGACCGTTTTCTTTTAATGTAGTACCTGTTTCAACAATATCAACTATAACTTCTGATAAGCCAACAATAGGTGCTAGCTCAACAGAACCGTTAAGCTTTATAATCTCAACTGTTTGACCTTTTTTGTTATTAAAATAATCCTTGGCAATCTTTGGATATTTTGATGCTACTCTTATCATACCATGATTTTTTAATAAGTCACGGGCTGATTCAGGTCCGCAGACACACATTCTGCATTTTCCAAAACCTAAATCTAATACTTCATATAATTTTCTGTCTTCTTCCAAAATAGTATCTTTAC containing:
- the hisB gene encoding imidazoleglycerol-phosphate dehydratase HisB, yielding MSRIGKCVRNTSETQIEVSINLDGTGKSDINTGIGFFDHMLISFAKHGLFDLNVKVNGDLYVDCHHTIEDTGIAIGNAIKEALGDKKSIKRYGYMILPMDECLTMCALDLSGRPYLVFNAEFTTDSVGGFDTEMVKEFFHAITYSTGMNLHIKMLEPGNNHHMIEGIYKAFAKALDQATIKDERITDVLSTKGTL
- the hisIE gene encoding bifunctional phosphoribosyl-AMP cyclohydrolase/phosphoribosyl-ATP diphosphatase HisIE — protein: MGKFRIIPSIYLYNGNVVDKETKEIVGDGDAVELATFYNNRGADELLVFDLSSSDSEHDANIGTMIKIQDAVDIQMIVGGNVKRLEDVKKYIYTGAKKAILDMSKDTNVEIVKEASERFGSDKIAVMLNKDYDFSKIKQLKYDGVSLIIADSCANECIGLGIKILAFNCNFTFNDMVEFGKQDKVYGISDNSFAGDFDFLNFKAQLKEEGVNTIVFESAMSFDQFKKNSDGMIPVVVQDYKTDKVLMVAYMNEEAFNLTIKTGKMTYFSRSRNEIWVKGVTSGNFQYVKELSMDCDLDTMLAKVYQVGVPCHTGADTCFFNTLVKKEYDESNPMRVFEDVYNVILDRKKNPKEGSYTNYLFDKGIDKILKKVGEEATEIVIAAKNPDPQEVKYEISDFLYHVMVLMAEKGVSWKEITKELSRR
- the hisG gene encoding ATP phosphoribosyltransferase, which gives rise to MRYLTFALAKGRLAKTAMDMFEQIGIQCEEMKDEKTRKLIFVNEELKLKFFLAKASDVPTYVEYGAADIGIVGKDTILEEDRKLYEVLDLGFGKCRMCVCGPESARDLLKNHGMIRVASKYPKIAKDYFNNKKGQTVEIIKLNGSVELAPIVGLSEVIVDIVETGTTLKENGLGVLEEVCPLSARMVVNQVSMKMEDERIRKIISDLKEKIK
- the hisD gene encoding histidinol dehydrogenase; translated protein: MRIIKLDESSKKNILNDLLKRSPNNYDNFADSVNAILANVKENGDKALFQYTKDFDKADINASNIKVTEEEIKEAYDRLENPELVQVIRRSLKNIKEYHEKQKQYSWFDSKPDGSILGQKVTPLSRVGVYVPGGKAAYPSSVLMNVIPAKVAGVEQIVMVTPPGKDGKVNPNTLVAANEAGVDVIYKVGGAQAIAALAYGTESIAKVDKIVGPGNIYVALAKKAVFGYVSIDSVAGPSEILVLADETANPRYVAADLLSQAEHDELASAILVTTSEELANKVSEYVDMFVSKLKRKEILQKSLDNYGYILVTDTMQDAIDTANDIASEHLEIVTKNPFDTMTRIKNAGAIFLGENSSEPLGDYFAGPNHVLPTNGTAKFFSPLSVDDFIKKSSIISYSREALEPLSEDIQKFAKAEGLTAHANSIRVRFEEDDDIKE